CAGGAAATATCATCCTCAATTGATGAAGTGGCATCCATCACCCAGGAATCTGCATCAGGAACCGAAAACACAACTGCTGCCATAGAGCAACAGAGTACAACAATGGAAGAGCTTGCTCAATCCGCCCAGGTTCTCTCCGGAATGGCAGAAAATCTCATGACAACAATTACAAAATTCAAACTTAAGCAGGACGACAATAAAATAGAACATCAAAAGACCAATATCCCTATTTTAAACCACGAACCTGAACATGAGAAAATAGAACTGAGAGAATATTCCGAAGAGGAATTAGAACTGGAACTTGAAAAGGCGGAAAAGATCCACATCTGAAAGAACTGCCCTCGCGTATGAAGAGGGCTTTCTCTATCCCCTCTCTTTTTTAGGATTTTATCTTCCTGCGAATTCCTGCCGCTTATATCAATATTATCTATATAATGAACTCATAATTCAGAGCAGATACACATGAACTATGAAGTTATAGATTCTCACTGCCATCTTGATTTCCCAAAATTCAACAAGGACAGGCATGAGACGATCATGAGGGCAAAAGACAGCGGAGTTGTCTTAATGATAAATTCCGGCATAGACTACAAAACCAATGCCAACTCCCTTGAGCTTGCTAAAAAGTATGATTTTATACATGCAACCTTAGGTCTCAGCCCACAGATGGTACCTGAGGCAAACGAAGAAAAAATAAACCAGATACTTGCCCAGATGGAACGCAATGTTGACAAAGCGATTGGAATCGGTGAAGCAGGTCTGGACTTTTACTACTGTACCGATGAAGCAGGAAAAAAGAAACAAAAAGAGGTTTTTCAAAAAGTCATTGACATTGCGGACCAGTACAACAAAACCCTTGTAATACACGGCAGGGACGGGGAAGAACTTGCACTTGAGATGACCAGAGACCTAAGCAGAGTGGTCTTCCATTGCTACGGCGGCAGTATCGAAACCATGAAAAACATAGTTGATGCAGGTCACTATGTTTCA
The sequence above is a segment of the uncultured Methanolobus sp. genome. Coding sequences within it:
- a CDS encoding TatD family hydrolase; this translates as MNYEVIDSHCHLDFPKFNKDRHETIMRAKDSGVVLMINSGIDYKTNANSLELAKKYDFIHATLGLSPQMVPEANEEKINQILAQMERNVDKAIGIGEAGLDFYYCTDEAGKKKQKEVFQKVIDIADQYNKTLVIHGRDGEELALEMTRDLSRVVFHCYGGSIETMKNIVDAGHYVSVPTLVCFSDHHKDIAKNLPLENMLIETDSPYLSPRKGRNEPAFVRDSVPVISQLKETDEAEIARATMQNTRRAFEL